One Micromonospora eburnea genomic region harbors:
- a CDS encoding DUF7455 domain-containing protein, whose protein sequence is MTATLTPPPETVSPPAADERCDRCNAAGKLRITLAGGSELVFCGHHANKYAEDLVKITVRYATDPEFSWRGADLMAN, encoded by the coding sequence ATGACCGCGACCCTCACGCCGCCGCCCGAGACGGTGAGCCCCCCGGCCGCCGATGAACGGTGCGACCGCTGCAATGCTGCCGGCAAGCTCCGGATCACTCTGGCGGGTGGGAGCGAGCTGGTGTTCTGTGGACACCACGCGAACAAGTACGCGGAGGATCTCGTGAAGATCACCGTGCGGTACGCGACGGACCCGGAGTTCAGCTGGCGTG